One part of the Paenibacillus sp. genome encodes these proteins:
- the obgE gene encoding GTPase ObgE: MFVDFAKIFVKGGDGGDGVATFRRELYVPEGGPSGGDGGDGGDVVFRVDEGLRTLMDFRYQRHFKAPRGEKGRNKSQHGANAEDMIVRVPPGTVVIDDDTKEIIADMTRHGQEVVVARGGRGGRGNMRFATANNPAPHIAEKGEEGEERWIVLELKVMADVGLVGFPSVGKSTLLSVVSAAQPKIGAYHFTTITPNLGVVDVEEGRSFVMADLPGLIEGAHEGVGLGHEFLRHVERTRVIAHVVDMSGSEGRDPYEDWLAINAELRLYNEKLAERPQIVVANKMDIPEAELFLEEFRRKLNEDGHEDIEIVPISAATRQGIRELLYKLADMVEAVPAAPLVEETPETEERKVYTLEKTRADESFTIRRENNVFIVEGEAIERLAKRTKFESYDAVQRFATIMRRMGVDRELRKRGAEDGHYVRIGDYEFEFVEHE; the protein is encoded by the coding sequence ATGTTTGTCGATTTTGCGAAAATATTTGTGAAAGGCGGGGACGGGGGCGACGGCGTCGCCACGTTCCGCCGGGAATTATATGTGCCTGAAGGAGGTCCGTCCGGCGGGGACGGCGGGGACGGCGGCGACGTCGTATTCCGCGTCGACGAAGGGCTGCGGACGCTCATGGACTTCCGGTACCAGCGCCACTTCAAGGCGCCTCGAGGCGAGAAGGGGCGCAACAAGTCGCAGCACGGCGCGAACGCGGAAGATATGATCGTTCGCGTGCCGCCGGGCACGGTCGTCATCGACGACGACACGAAGGAAATCATCGCCGACATGACGCGTCACGGCCAGGAGGTCGTCGTCGCGAGAGGCGGCCGCGGCGGCCGCGGCAACATGCGCTTCGCGACGGCGAACAACCCGGCGCCGCATATCGCGGAGAAAGGCGAGGAAGGCGAGGAGCGCTGGATCGTGCTCGAGCTGAAGGTGATGGCCGACGTCGGCCTCGTCGGCTTCCCGAGCGTCGGCAAATCGACGCTGCTGTCCGTCGTCAGCGCCGCGCAGCCGAAGATCGGCGCGTACCATTTCACGACGATTACGCCAAACCTCGGCGTCGTCGACGTGGAGGAGGGACGGTCGTTCGTTATGGCCGACCTGCCCGGGCTGATCGAGGGAGCGCACGAAGGCGTCGGGCTCGGCCACGAGTTCCTCCGCCACGTCGAGCGGACGCGCGTCATCGCGCACGTCGTCGACATGTCGGGCTCGGAAGGGCGCGACCCGTACGAGGATTGGCTCGCGATCAACGCGGAGCTGCGGCTGTACAACGAGAAGCTCGCCGAGCGCCCGCAAATCGTCGTCGCCAACAAAATGGACATCCCCGAGGCGGAGCTGTTCCTCGAGGAGTTCCGCCGCAAGCTGAACGAAGACGGGCACGAAGACATCGAGATCGTTCCGATTTCGGCGGCGACGCGCCAGGGCATCCGCGAATTGCTGTATAAGCTCGCCGACATGGTCGAAGCCGTGCCGGCCGCGCCGCTCGTCGAGGAGACGCCGGAGACGGAGGAGCGGAAGGTGTACACGCTCGAGAAGACGCGCGCGGACGAGAGCTTCACGATTCGCCGCGAGAACAACGTCTTCATCGTCGAAGGCGAAGCGATCGAGCGGCTCGCGAAGCGGACGAAATTCGAGTCGTACGACGCGGTGCAGCGGTTCGCGACGATTATGCGCCGCATGGGCGTCGACCGGGAGCTGCGCAAGCGCGGAGCCGAAGACGGCCATTACGTGCGCATCGGAGACTACGAATTCGAGTTCGTCGAGCACGAATAA
- the rpmA gene encoding 50S ribosomal protein L27 — translation MLKLNLQLFASKKGVGSTKNGRDSIAKRLGVKRADGQTVTGGSILVRQRGTKIHPGNNVGIGSDDTLFAKIDGVVKFERWGRDRKKVSVYPVETAPVAATLEK, via the coding sequence ATGTTGAAATTGAACCTTCAGTTGTTCGCTTCCAAGAAGGGCGTAGGCTCGACGAAGAACGGCCGCGATTCCATCGCGAAGCGTCTCGGCGTGAAGCGCGCCGACGGCCAAACGGTGACGGGCGGTAGCATTCTCGTTCGCCAGCGCGGCACGAAGATCCACCCGGGCAACAACGTAGGCATCGGCTCCGACGACACGTTGTTCGCGAAGATCGACGGCGTCGTGAAGTTCGAGCGTTGGGGCCGCGACCGCAAGAAGGTCAGCGTGTACCCGGTTGAGACCGCTCCGGTAGCGGCAACGTTGGAGAAGTAA
- a CDS encoding ribosomal-processing cysteine protease Prp yields the protein MIRVEIGRERASGRIAGFRVEGHAFFAESGKDIVCAGVSAVTVGTVNAAEAVVGVELSARMEDGLLHVAVPDELPDAKRDSLQLLLESMVVMLQSIEQSYGKHIRMKEYYV from the coding sequence TTGATCCGCGTGGAGATCGGCAGGGAGCGAGCGAGCGGGCGAATCGCCGGATTTCGAGTCGAAGGACATGCGTTCTTCGCCGAGTCGGGCAAGGACATCGTCTGCGCGGGCGTGTCGGCGGTAACGGTCGGAACGGTCAATGCGGCGGAAGCGGTCGTCGGCGTCGAGCTCTCGGCGCGCATGGAAGACGGGCTGCTGCATGTCGCCGTGCCGGACGAATTGCCGGACGCGAAGCGAGACTCCTTGCAGCTGTTGTTGGAGTCGATGGTCGTCATGCTGCAATCGATTGAACAATCGTACGGTAAACATATAAGGATGAAAGAATACTACGTATAA
- a CDS encoding septum site-determining protein MinC encodes MSSTKSLVTIKGVKEGLLFVLDDEAPLSDVLSDLSHKLEHTHSHFLTGPIVHVHVKLGKRPATDETKDAVKGAFAFRGNLLVQTIQSDPEEGSAPFAFPPGMKTISGIVRSGQSLHYDGDVLLIGDVNPGGTITATGHILILGSLRGLAHAGIGGDEDAVIAASHLRPTQLRIAGVVSRPPDEWGFQEAFMEFAYLREGVMEIDKIHQLHRIRPQLGTSKGE; translated from the coding sequence ATGTCATCCACGAAATCGCTCGTTACGATCAAAGGCGTCAAAGAAGGTTTACTTTTCGTGCTCGACGACGAAGCGCCGCTTTCGGACGTGCTGTCGGATTTATCGCATAAATTGGAGCATACGCACAGTCACTTTTTAACGGGACCGATCGTCCACGTTCACGTCAAGCTCGGCAAAAGGCCCGCCACCGACGAAACGAAGGACGCCGTCAAGGGCGCGTTCGCGTTCCGCGGCAACCTGCTCGTGCAGACGATTCAAAGCGATCCGGAAGAGGGAAGCGCGCCGTTCGCCTTCCCGCCGGGCATGAAGACGATATCGGGCATCGTCCGTTCGGGCCAAAGCCTGCATTACGACGGCGACGTGCTGTTGATCGGGGACGTCAATCCCGGGGGGACCATTACGGCCACCGGGCATATTTTGATTCTCGGCTCCCTGCGGGGGCTCGCGCACGCGGGCATCGGCGGCGACGAGGACGCGGTCATCGCCGCATCGCATTTGCGCCCGACGCAGCTGCGCATCGCCGGCGTCGTCTCCCGTCCGCCGGACGAATGGGGCTTCCAGGAAGCGTTCATGGAATTCGCGTATTTGCGGGAAGGCGTCATGGAGATCGACAAAATACATCAGTTGCACCGCATTCGGCCGCAACTCGGCACTAGCAAAGGAGAGTGA
- a CDS encoding FtsW/RodA/SpoVE family cell cycle protein yields MIFVNKLKKIDWAIVAILGTLMVASTFIVYSAVHNTQFEGIHVRHMLFYAFGFLVLFGTSMLNYRVILKIAPYLYGIGVLSLIAVYFFGATINNARGWFIIPGIQLNVQPAEFVKLVIIVTVAFVLARKLGEPLELLRDVVPVGLLVFIPFIWVVIQPDLGNAIIYVVILAGMLWIGGVKYIHVLLGLALAAGGAYGAISLIETFHEPIERFLSEMGASHWMARIDAFLYPDRATSNDKWQVNNSLMAIGSGALFGEGFMNGTSVHTGRIPYTYSDSIFVVIGEEFGFLGASAILLLYFLLIYRLILIMIQTTDRGGSYVITGIVSMLVFQIFQNIGMFLELLPLTGITLPFVSYGGSSLIINMLSIGLALSIRVHDDPPLDDVA; encoded by the coding sequence ATGATTTTCGTCAATAAGCTGAAAAAAATCGACTGGGCGATCGTCGCCATCCTCGGGACGCTGATGGTCGCGAGCACGTTCATCGTGTACAGCGCCGTGCATAATACCCAGTTCGAAGGGATCCACGTTCGGCACATGCTGTTTTACGCTTTCGGGTTTCTCGTGTTGTTCGGAACGTCGATGCTGAATTACCGAGTGATCCTGAAAATCGCGCCGTATTTGTACGGCATCGGCGTTTTGAGCTTGATTGCCGTCTATTTTTTCGGAGCGACGATCAACAATGCGCGCGGCTGGTTCATAATCCCGGGCATCCAGTTGAACGTGCAGCCGGCCGAATTCGTGAAGCTCGTCATTATCGTCACCGTCGCGTTCGTGCTCGCCCGCAAGCTCGGCGAACCGCTCGAGCTGCTCCGGGACGTCGTTCCCGTCGGGCTGCTCGTATTCATTCCGTTCATCTGGGTCGTCATCCAGCCGGACCTCGGCAATGCGATCATTTACGTCGTCATTTTGGCGGGCATGCTCTGGATCGGGGGCGTCAAATACATCCATGTGCTGCTCGGCCTTGCGCTCGCCGCGGGCGGGGCGTACGGCGCGATTTCGCTCATCGAGACGTTCCATGAGCCGATTGAGCGTTTCCTCAGCGAAATGGGCGCGAGCCACTGGATGGCGCGAATCGACGCGTTCTTGTACCCGGATCGGGCGACGTCCAACGACAAGTGGCAGGTCAACAATTCGCTCATGGCGATCGGCTCGGGCGCGCTGTTCGGCGAAGGCTTCATGAACGGCACCTCCGTCCACACGGGCAGAATTCCGTATACCTATTCGGATTCCATCTTTGTGGTCATCGGCGAGGAGTTCGGGTTTTTGGGCGCGTCGGCGATTTTGCTGCTGTATTTCTTGCTCATTTACCGGCTCATTCTCATCATGATCCAAACGACGGATCGCGGCGGGTCGTACGTGATAACCGGCATCGTCTCGATGCTCGTGTTCCAAATTTTCCAAAACATCGGCATGTTCCTCGAACTGCTGCCGCTGACGGGCATCACGCTTCCGTTCGTATCGTACGGGGGCTCGTCCCTCATCATTAACATGCTGTCGATCGGTCTCGCGTTGTCCATACGCGTGCACGACGATCCCCCGCTCGACGACGTCGCCTGA
- the mreD gene encoding rod shape-determining protein MreD, whose translation MNNAKLRKWVLTALMLLALFVAESSLLPWIIPPEWRYSLSIYPKLVLIAIVYIAILTNRHGGALFGLAFGLLQDVQFYGHMVGANAFTYALSAYFAGLILRPSAVSLFSVFLVQLSALLLYETSSFAIYRLFNVIDDDFSWTFVHGMLPSILISLFLALTLYIPARKWLEVPRAERTEDEE comes from the coding sequence TTGAATAACGCCAAACTGAGAAAATGGGTGCTGACCGCGCTGATGCTGCTGGCGCTGTTCGTGGCCGAAAGCTCGCTGCTGCCTTGGATCATCCCCCCCGAATGGCGCTACAGCCTGTCGATTTATCCGAAGCTTGTACTGATTGCGATCGTTTACATCGCCATCCTGACGAACCGTCACGGCGGCGCCCTGTTCGGGCTCGCCTTCGGCTTGCTGCAGGACGTCCAATTTTACGGACATATGGTCGGAGCGAACGCCTTTACCTACGCGCTCTCCGCGTATTTCGCCGGACTCATTCTTCGTCCCAGCGCCGTCAGTTTATTTTCCGTGTTTCTCGTGCAATTATCCGCACTGCTGCTGTACGAGACTTCCAGCTTCGCGATTTATCGATTATTTAACGTCATCGACGACGATTTCTCTTGGACGTTCGTGCACGGCATGCTGCCTAGCATCCTGATCAGCCTGTTTCTCGCGTTAACGCTCTACATCCCCGCGCGCAAATGGCTCGAGGTGCCGAGAGCCGAACGAACGGAAGACGAAGAATAA
- a CDS encoding M23 family metallopeptidase produces the protein MANNSAVEEGNESAMDHMDDLRRRKTQRIQHIASGSYRRSPEDDLMEQEREHERLLREDPEYAWYHGSNPWQSRGRTGGALRAQAAGAALLFAAVWALFQWDHPAVERGQAFVRAALTQELRSEDVYAWYEARFGELPSFLPAWDRAAPEAERVGADVGRAYVAPVAGRIVEPFGGVRSGAGVVVRTSGSSVASMDAGLVVYAGETQETGQTIVIRHPGGLETVYGYLGEIAVAKDDWVEAGATIGFVRPASEEDAGGLMYFAVKKGNSFIDPSDVVAL, from the coding sequence ATGGCTAACAATTCCGCGGTAGAGGAAGGGAATGAATCGGCTATGGACCATATGGACGATTTGCGGAGACGAAAGACACAGCGGATTCAACATATCGCGAGCGGATCGTATCGCCGATCCCCGGAAGACGACCTGATGGAGCAAGAGCGCGAACACGAGCGGCTGCTTCGGGAGGATCCCGAATACGCGTGGTATCACGGGTCGAATCCGTGGCAAAGCCGGGGCCGGACGGGCGGGGCGCTGAGAGCGCAGGCGGCGGGCGCTGCGCTCTTGTTTGCCGCCGTCTGGGCGCTGTTCCAATGGGATCATCCGGCCGTCGAACGGGGACAAGCGTTCGTCCGCGCGGCGCTCACGCAGGAGCTTCGTTCCGAGGACGTGTACGCGTGGTACGAGGCGCGCTTCGGCGAGCTGCCGTCGTTCCTGCCGGCGTGGGACCGCGCCGCGCCGGAGGCGGAGCGGGTCGGCGCCGACGTCGGGCGCGCGTATGTCGCGCCGGTGGCGGGGCGCATCGTCGAGCCGTTCGGCGGCGTGCGCTCCGGCGCGGGCGTCGTCGTCCGCACGAGCGGCTCGTCGGTGGCGTCGATGGACGCCGGGCTCGTCGTGTACGCGGGCGAGACGCAGGAGACGGGACAGACGATCGTCATCCGCCACCCGGGCGGGCTCGAAACCGTATACGGCTATTTAGGCGAGATCGCCGTGGCGAAGGACGATTGGGTCGAAGCGGGCGCGACGATCGGCTTCGTCCGCCCGGCGTCCGAGGAGGATGCGGGGGGTCTCATGTATTTCGCCGTGAAAAAAGGGAACAGCTTTATTGATCCGTCCGATGTTGTGGCGCTTTGA
- the mreC gene encoding rod shape-determining protein MreC, translated as MFKFMGNKRLFLLLSAIMVFIALMGFSLTVRGASTWPEKVLTDTVAFAQAIVYRPSRAVAGFFEDVRRLKTVYEENQALRLTLSQYARDTARLNDLEAENKRLKEMLNFTERQKQANNYKYRIAQVVSESTDRYNRVVRINLGERDGIKEDMAVLTVDGLIGRVVRVQPFTSNVQLITDLNGEDGTIRGIPATVQGREGKSFGMIVEYNAEKGTLLMSMIDQNDEMEVGDTIVTSKSGDLFPEGIVIGKVLDRSVGLFGLTHTATIEPAAQFAHLREVFVVEVPDLE; from the coding sequence ATGTTTAAGTTCATGGGGAACAAAAGGCTGTTTCTGCTGCTGTCCGCGATCATGGTATTCATCGCGTTGATGGGTTTCAGCCTAACCGTAAGAGGCGCCTCCACATGGCCGGAGAAGGTGCTGACCGACACGGTAGCGTTCGCGCAAGCGATCGTCTACCGTCCGTCGCGCGCCGTCGCCGGCTTCTTCGAGGACGTGCGGCGCCTCAAAACGGTGTACGAAGAAAATCAGGCGCTGCGACTTACGTTGTCGCAATACGCGAGAGACACGGCACGGTTGAACGATCTGGAGGCCGAAAACAAGCGGCTGAAGGAAATGCTGAACTTTACCGAGCGCCAAAAGCAGGCCAACAACTACAAATACCGCATCGCGCAGGTCGTTTCGGAAAGCACGGACCGGTACAACCGGGTCGTTCGCATCAACTTGGGCGAGCGGGACGGCATTAAGGAAGACATGGCGGTGCTGACCGTCGACGGGCTGATCGGCCGCGTCGTCCGCGTGCAACCGTTCACGTCGAACGTGCAGCTCATTACCGACTTGAACGGGGAAGACGGCACCATACGGGGCATTCCGGCGACGGTGCAAGGTCGGGAGGGGAAATCGTTCGGCATGATTGTGGAGTACAACGCCGAGAAAGGCACGCTGCTCATGAGCATGATCGATCAGAACGACGAGATGGAAGTCGGCGATACGATCGTGACGTCCAAATCGGGAGATCTATTCCCGGAAGGGATCGTCATCGGCAAAGTGCTCGACCGCAGCGTAGGTTTGTTCGGTTTGACCCACACGGCGACGATCGAGCCGGCCGCGCAGTTCGCGCACCTCAGGGAAGTGTTCGTCGTCGAGGTGCCGGACCTTGAATAA
- a CDS encoding M50 family metallopeptidase encodes MIRPMLWRFERWLGARFRLHPLFVLVLALSAITGRFLEVITLFGIVLIHEIGHAAMAKQFGWRLQEVLLTPFGGVAVTDEDGSIPAREEALVAAAGPAMNALMIGFAYLMNAAGIWSHAWTVFFAQANLTIMLFNLAPVLPLDGGKLLRALVSLALPFYRTLKVTTFWSLLASAALFGFAATRLGSDGVYMNAALIGAFLTYSNWNEWQTLPYRFVRFLLGRAERVRQWTQRGVRADPLWVDPSLTLAAVVRLLRRERLHWIVVMTAAGRVLAVVPEDRCAAYYTGEEQHRAVSELFM; translated from the coding sequence TTGATCCGTCCGATGTTGTGGCGCTTTGAGAGGTGGCTGGGGGCCCGGTTTCGGCTGCACCCGCTGTTCGTGCTGGTGCTGGCGCTGTCGGCGATCACGGGGCGATTCTTGGAAGTGATCACCCTGTTCGGCATCGTGCTCATCCATGAGATCGGACATGCGGCGATGGCGAAGCAGTTCGGCTGGCGCCTGCAGGAGGTGCTGCTGACGCCGTTCGGCGGGGTGGCGGTCACCGACGAGGACGGCTCCATTCCCGCGCGGGAGGAGGCGCTTGTGGCGGCCGCCGGGCCGGCGATGAACGCGCTGATGATCGGCTTCGCCTACCTGATGAACGCAGCAGGCATCTGGTCGCACGCGTGGACCGTCTTTTTCGCCCAAGCGAATTTGACGATCATGCTGTTCAATCTCGCGCCGGTGCTGCCGCTCGACGGCGGCAAGCTGCTCCGCGCGCTGGTCAGCCTTGCGCTGCCGTTTTACCGGACGCTGAAGGTGACGACGTTCTGGTCGCTGCTTGCGAGCGCCGCGCTGTTCGGCTTCGCGGCGACGCGGCTCGGGTCGGACGGCGTCTATATGAACGCGGCGCTGATCGGGGCGTTCCTTACGTATTCGAATTGGAACGAATGGCAGACGCTGCCGTACCGGTTCGTCCGGTTTTTGCTGGGACGGGCGGAGCGGGTGAGGCAGTGGACGCAGCGGGGCGTCCGCGCGGATCCGCTGTGGGTCGATCCGAGCTTGACGCTGGCGGCCGTCGTTCGGCTGCTTCGGCGGGAGCGGCTGCATTGGATCGTCGTCATGACCGCGGCGGGACGGGTGCTCGCGGTCGTGCCCGAAGACCGGTGCGCCGCGTATTACACCGGGGAAGAGCAACATCGTGCAGTATCCGAGCTTTTCATGTAG
- a CDS encoding Rne/Rng family ribonuclease has protein sequence MKQIVVHGRRDETTVALLEDGKLTEFFVERPNVRKLVGNIYKGRVVNVLPGMGAAFVDIGLEKNAFLYIDDLLPAHLEHQPKVKPSIDTLVRAGDELLVQIVREPVGTKGARVTTHYALTGRWLVYMPEAGYIALSKKIEEEEERRRLKALGEKLCQEREGVILRTVANGEAFEALEGDMNLLRERWRRIEAMAARAAAPSEVYTDEELLPRLIRDVVNEQMDEMVVDSPERLREAKRMLETIAPQLAERVRLHEGGKPVMEAFGVKNQLELALQPKQWLASGGYLVIDQTEALTVIDVNTGKYTGTTNLEETVLTTNIEAAEEIARQLRLRDIGGIIVIDFIDMELEENRRRIIEALEAAVQKDRTKAHIVGWTKLGLLEMTRKKVREQKDMMFFVPCKTCGGRGKVRTSALT, from the coding sequence TTGAAACAGATCGTGGTGCACGGCCGACGGGACGAAACGACCGTGGCGCTGCTCGAGGACGGCAAACTGACCGAGTTTTTCGTAGAGCGGCCGAACGTGCGCAAACTCGTCGGCAACATCTATAAGGGGCGCGTCGTCAACGTGCTGCCGGGCATGGGAGCCGCCTTCGTCGACATCGGACTGGAAAAGAACGCGTTTTTGTACATCGACGATTTGCTGCCGGCGCATTTGGAGCACCAGCCGAAGGTGAAGCCGTCGATCGATACGCTCGTGCGGGCCGGGGACGAGCTGCTCGTGCAGATCGTGCGCGAGCCGGTCGGCACGAAGGGAGCCCGCGTGACGACGCATTACGCGCTGACGGGGCGTTGGCTCGTTTATATGCCCGAAGCGGGGTATATCGCGCTGTCCAAGAAAATCGAAGAAGAGGAAGAGCGGCGCCGGTTGAAGGCGCTGGGCGAGAAGCTGTGCCAGGAGCGCGAGGGCGTCATTCTGCGCACGGTGGCGAACGGCGAAGCGTTCGAGGCGCTTGAGGGCGACATGAACCTGCTGCGCGAACGGTGGCGCCGCATCGAGGCGATGGCCGCGCGAGCGGCGGCGCCGAGCGAGGTGTATACCGACGAGGAGCTGCTGCCGCGCTTGATACGGGACGTCGTCAACGAGCAGATGGACGAGATGGTCGTGGACAGCCCGGAGCGGCTCCGAGAAGCGAAGCGGATGCTGGAAACGATCGCTCCGCAGCTCGCCGAAAGAGTCCGGCTGCATGAAGGCGGCAAGCCCGTCATGGAGGCGTTCGGCGTCAAAAACCAGCTGGAGCTCGCGCTGCAGCCGAAGCAGTGGCTCGCAAGCGGCGGCTACCTCGTCATCGACCAGACGGAGGCGCTCACCGTCATCGACGTCAACACCGGCAAATACACCGGCACGACGAACCTCGAAGAAACGGTGCTGACGACGAACATCGAAGCGGCCGAGGAGATCGCCCGGCAGCTGCGCCTTCGCGATATCGGCGGCATCATCGTCATCGATTTCATCGACATGGAGCTCGAGGAGAACCGGCGCCGCATCATCGAAGCGCTCGAGGCGGCGGTGCAGAAGGACCGGACGAAAGCGCACATCGTCGGCTGGACGAAGCTCGGCTTGCTCGAGATGACGCGGAAGAAGGTTCGCGAGCAGAAAGACATGATGTTCTTCGTCCCTTGCAAAACATGCGGCGGCCGCGGCAAAGTGAGAACTTCCGCGTTGACGTAG
- the minD gene encoding septum site-determining protein MinD, with translation MGEAIVVTSGKGGVGKTTTSANVGTALALLGKKVCMVDTDIGLRNLDVVMGLENRIIYDLVDVIEGRCRLNQAMIKDKRFDELYLIPAAQTKDKNAVTPQQVRDVVLELKKEHDYVIIDCPAGIEQGFKNAVAGADRAIVVTTPEKSAVRDADRIIGLLEKERIEAPKLIINRIRPHMMKNGDMLDIDEICSVLAIDLLGLVPDDELVIKASNSGEPTVMNPDSRAAIAYRNIARRILGDTVPLMPLQQKLGVLQRIKKFFAG, from the coding sequence ATGGGAGAGGCGATCGTGGTTACATCGGGGAAGGGCGGCGTCGGCAAGACGACTACGTCGGCAAACGTCGGCACGGCGCTCGCGCTGCTCGGTAAAAAAGTGTGCATGGTCGACACCGATATCGGGCTGCGGAATTTGGACGTCGTGATGGGCCTGGAAAATCGGATCATCTACGATCTCGTCGACGTCATCGAGGGCCGCTGCCGCTTGAACCAAGCGATGATCAAAGACAAACGGTTCGATGAGTTGTATCTCATCCCCGCGGCGCAAACGAAGGACAAGAATGCAGTGACGCCGCAGCAGGTGCGCGACGTCGTGCTCGAGCTGAAGAAAGAGCATGATTACGTCATTATCGACTGTCCGGCGGGCATCGAGCAAGGCTTCAAGAACGCGGTCGCCGGCGCGGACCGGGCGATCGTCGTCACGACGCCGGAGAAATCGGCCGTGCGCGACGCGGACCGGATCATCGGCCTGCTGGAGAAGGAGCGAATCGAAGCTCCGAAGCTGATCATCAACCGGATCCGTCCGCACATGATGAAGAACGGCGACATGCTCGATATCGACGAAATTTGCAGCGTGCTGGCGATCGACCTGCTCGGCCTCGTGCCGGACGACGAGCTCGTGATCAAAGCGTCCAACAGCGGCGAACCGACGGTCATGAACCCGGATTCCCGCGCAGCGATCGCGTACCGCAATATCGCGCGCCGCATCTTGGGCGACACGGTGCCGCTGATGCCGCTGCAGCAAAAGCTGGGCGTCCTGCAGCGCATTAAGAAGTTTTTCGCCGGCTGA
- a CDS encoding Spo0B domain-containing protein: MEHAERRDADSHLLDEQRRLWIDTMSHARHDWLNDLQMIVGYVQLRKYDKLAGCVEKLKQKMAEESRTSKLEAPGLVEALLTARARIRRFAFGYRIDDAFALRGQGLSAAELAVRRLLEGFEEAAEKGAQGSDNELLCAFECGEAEPSIVFTYRGSYSAGAMGRTIAELKKQLRLIAPACVLEAAFDADEATVKVRLSAAG, from the coding sequence ATGGAACACGCGGAACGGCGCGACGCGGACAGCCATTTGCTGGACGAGCAGCGCCGGTTATGGATCGATACGATGAGTCACGCGCGGCACGATTGGTTGAACGATCTGCAGATGATCGTCGGGTACGTGCAGTTGCGGAAGTATGATAAATTAGCGGGTTGCGTGGAAAAGCTAAAGCAAAAGATGGCCGAGGAGAGCCGTACGTCGAAGCTGGAGGCGCCGGGGCTCGTCGAAGCGCTGCTTACGGCGCGGGCGCGCATTCGCAGGTTCGCGTTCGGCTACCGCATCGACGATGCGTTCGCGCTGCGAGGCCAAGGGTTGTCGGCGGCGGAGCTCGCCGTCCGGCGGCTGCTGGAAGGCTTCGAAGAAGCGGCGGAGAAAGGCGCGCAAGGCTCGGACAACGAGCTGCTCTGCGCGTTCGAATGCGGCGAGGCGGAGCCGTCGATCGTGTTTACGTATCGAGGATCGTACTCCGCCGGCGCGATGGGGCGGACGATCGCCGAGTTGAAAAAGCAGCTGAGGCTGATTGCGCCCGCCTGCGTCCTGGAAGCGGCGTTCGACGCCGACGAAGCGACGGTCAAGGTGCGGCTTTCGGCCGCGGGGTGA
- the rplU gene encoding 50S ribosomal protein L21, which yields MYAIIETGGKQYKVQEGDVIYIEKLDASEGETVTFDQVLAVGNGEGLTLGAPIVAGAVVTGKVEKNGRGQKIIVFKYKAKKNYRRKQGHRQPYTKVTIEKIQG from the coding sequence ATGTACGCGATTATTGAAACAGGCGGTAAGCAGTACAAAGTGCAAGAGGGCGATGTGATCTACATCGAGAAGCTCGACGCTTCGGAAGGCGAAACGGTGACGTTCGATCAAGTGCTCGCAGTGGGCAACGGCGAAGGCCTGACGCTGGGCGCGCCGATCGTAGCGGGCGCAGTCGTTACGGGCAAAGTCGAGAAGAACGGCAGAGGTCAGAAGATCATCGTTTTCAAGTACAAGGCGAAGAAAAACTATCGCCGCAAGCAAGGCCATCGCCAGCCGTACACGAAGGTTACGATCGAGAAAATCCAAGGCTAA